Proteins from a genomic interval of Nautilia sp. PV-1:
- a CDS encoding flagellar hook-basal body complex protein gives MMRSLWSGVSGLNAHQVAMDVEANNIANVNTVGFKYSRTNFQNLLSQTVKSATAPQGNLGGKNSLQVGLGTSVSAVETMFKQGSIQNTDKNTDMAINGDGFFVVSGDGGKTYKYTRAGDFTFDADGNFVDPNGYIVQGWLADPETHNIDTSSGVKPISIPPGLTTPANPTSKISIKANLNSGDHISEMSGTRATVDQTADISGLYDINGNQISLTPDVDKLKFQVKRLDGQTDTVTLVYGKSADDHDGKFTTIKDLIDELNYHITHDSNGASLSDTTSIPPSQYTIYLNGNGQITDPSPAGDEITLDTTVVTNQDLVNVFKAINGVSKTTGNLKAIQNSFIGADDVGELFNANGDAFNLKDDQGITVNINGLGETRKFIYSSTPINETEGCGSATGSYQPNKNVISDSNEGLHWTYYNDNTNSRAYLNNGQQVSFVLSNGDTVTYTYGKDFQTFDDLCCLLNTDLTNRNIDDVVTFQDGKLVESDGSGITDAQIKDSNGNVIAADTTTPIGRMAKMFDGLDGTNAETMQFYKNDVYYFHDIQDLTYLWQTAVDDSGDPANSPTGNKGIVSINSDGKLDIKNTSSNSFNITVAGYPDDDKDNQLFTDVFSPINGSVAAGGDAISQAMNAAVHTTSIDVFDSLGSKHTLTLHFRKTHTSTNPNDPTVWKWYAETPEPSTLEQPASGYVKFNSDGSINSYNPPSLIFNPNNGASAGQAIQLDFGSMGKFDGITSFEAPSATSGQTQDGYPGGDLQQLVVDQTGTVIGVFTNGRSYSLAQVALAKFVNNEGLMSEGGTLFSASPNSGEPIIGTAGTGGRGSIQPSSLEMSNVDLSRSLTQLIVIQRGFQANSKTITTSDQMLQTLLQLKQ, from the coding sequence ATGATGAGAAGTTTATGGAGCGGAGTCAGCGGACTTAACGCTCACCAGGTGGCAATGGATGTCGAAGCAAATAATATTGCAAATGTTAATACCGTAGGTTTTAAATATTCCAGAACCAACTTTCAAAACCTTTTAAGCCAAACTGTAAAAAGCGCAACGGCGCCTCAGGGAAATTTAGGAGGTAAAAACTCCCTTCAGGTAGGTTTAGGTACAAGCGTAAGCGCAGTTGAAACAATGTTTAAACAGGGAAGTATTCAAAATACCGATAAAAATACTGATATGGCTATCAACGGAGACGGTTTTTTTGTAGTAAGCGGAGACGGAGGTAAAACATATAAATACACTAGAGCCGGAGATTTTACTTTTGACGCAGACGGAAATTTTGTCGATCCTAACGGATATATCGTTCAGGGATGGCTGGCAGACCCTGAAACTCATAATATAGACACATCTAGCGGCGTTAAACCTATTTCAATCCCTCCTGGATTAACAACTCCTGCAAATCCGACAAGTAAAATTTCAATTAAAGCCAATTTAAACAGCGGTGATCATATTTCTGAAATGTCAGGAACAAGAGCGACTGTAGATCAGACTGCGGATATTAGCGGCTTATATGACATAAACGGAAATCAAATCAGCTTAACTCCTGATGTTGATAAACTAAAATTCCAGGTCAAAAGACTTGACGGACAGACAGATACTGTTACACTTGTTTATGGCAAAAGTGCTGATGATCATGACGGTAAATTTACAACAATTAAAGACCTTATTGATGAATTAAACTACCATATAACCCATGACAGCAACGGCGCTTCATTAAGCGATACAACCAGTATTCCTCCATCTCAATATACAATTTATTTAAACGGAAACGGACAGATTACGGATCCTTCACCTGCCGGAGACGAAATTACTTTAGATACTACGGTTGTTACAAACCAGGACTTAGTAAACGTATTTAAAGCTATAAACGGTGTTTCAAAAACCACAGGTAATTTAAAAGCTATACAAAACAGCTTTATCGGAGCCGATGACGTTGGAGAACTATTTAATGCAAACGGCGATGCGTTTAACTTAAAAGACGATCAGGGAATTACAGTAAACATTAACGGATTAGGAGAAACAAGAAAATTTATCTATTCTTCAACACCTATTAACGAAACAGAAGGCTGCGGAAGCGCTACAGGATCATATCAGCCTAACAAAAACGTAATAAGCGATTCAAATGAAGGTCTTCACTGGACTTACTACAACGACAATACAAATTCAAGAGCATACTTAAATAACGGCCAGCAGGTAAGTTTCGTGTTGTCTAACGGTGATACCGTAACTTATACATACGGCAAAGACTTCCAGACATTTGACGATTTATGCTGTCTGTTAAATACAGATTTGACTAACAGAAACATCGATGACGTTGTAACTTTCCAGGACGGTAAACTTGTAGAGTCTGACGGAAGCGGAATTACTGACGCTCAAATCAAAGACAGCAACGGAAATGTTATAGCAGCAGACACGACAACACCTATCGGCAGAATGGCTAAAATGTTTGACGGGCTAGACGGAACAAATGCGGAAACTATGCAGTTTTATAAAAACGACGTTTACTATTTCCATGATATACAGGATTTAACATATTTATGGCAGACTGCTGTTGACGACAGCGGAGACCCTGCAAACTCTCCAACAGGAAACAAAGGTATAGTGTCTATTAACAGCGACGGTAAGCTTGATATTAAAAACACTTCTTCAAACTCATTCAATATTACTGTTGCAGGTTATCCTGATGATGACAAAGACAATCAGCTATTTACAGATGTATTTTCACCTATAAACGGAAGCGTTGCGGCAGGAGGCGATGCTATATCTCAGGCAATGAATGCGGCAGTTCATACTACAAGTATAGACGTATTTGACTCTCTAGGAAGCAAACATACGCTAACGCTTCATTTCAGAAAAACACATACTTCTACAAATCCAAACGATCCGACTGTTTGGAAATGGTATGCGGAAACACCTGAACCTAGTACCCTTGAACAGCCGGCAAGCGGATATGTGAAATTCAATTCAGACGGTAGTATAAACTCATACAATCCGCCAAGCCTGATATTCAATCCGAATAACGGCGCAAGCGCCGGACAGGCTATTCAGCTTGATTTCGGTTCTATGGGTAAATTTGACGGAATAACCTCTTTTGAAGCGCCAAGCGCTACAAGCGGACAGACTCAGGACGGTTATCCTGGAGGGGATTTGCAACAGCTTGTCGTAGACCAGACAGGTACCGTAATAGGCGTATTTACTAACGGAAGAAGCTATTCATTAGCACAGGTTGCATTGGCTAAATTTGTTAATAATGAAGGGCTTATGAGTGAAGGAGGAACTCTGTTCAGCGCTTCACCAAACTCAGGAGAACCTATTATCGGTACGGCGGGTACCGGAGGAAGAGGATCCATTCAGCCGAGCTCTCTTGAAATGAGTAACGTTGATTTAAGCAGAAGTTTAACACAGCTTATAGTCATACAAAGAGGTTTCCAGGCAAACTCTAAAACAATAACAACTTCAGACCAGATGCTTCAGACTTTATTACAACTAAAACAATAA
- a CDS encoding flagellar hook capping FlgD N-terminal domain-containing protein translates to MAVTSVSNTTTASSSDFVYNPNSQLTSDQFMQLFLTELEHQDPTDPMDTDKMLDQTAQLSTMEMNDNMQKTLDNLSNTLQATGQFSALSAIGKMGDTGNRYINVTDEDKSVNFDLYFGNDITSGNVIIKDKSGNIVKTFPLEAHTKGVLNFDWDLIGDNGQRVPSDTYEVTADYTTPDGKQETTALGAYPIESIRFENGEPYAKLGSNYIPFSQIQEIYQWQE, encoded by the coding sequence ATGGCAGTAACAAGCGTATCAAACACAACTACCGCTTCAAGCAGCGATTTTGTATACAATCCGAACTCACAGTTAACTTCAGACCAGTTTATGCAGCTGTTTTTAACCGAACTTGAACATCAGGATCCGACCGATCCCATGGATACGGATAAAATGCTTGACCAGACAGCTCAATTATCTACAATGGAAATGAACGACAACATGCAAAAGACGTTAGACAATCTTTCTAATACTCTTCAAGCAACCGGTCAGTTCAGCGCATTGTCAGCAATAGGTAAAATGGGTGATACCGGAAACAGATATATTAACGTAACCGATGAAGATAAAAGCGTAAACTTTGATCTCTATTTCGGAAACGATATAACAAGCGGAAATGTAATAATTAAAGATAAATCCGGAAATATCGTAAAAACATTCCCTCTTGAAGCTCATACAAAAGGGGTTTTAAACTTTGACTGGGATTTAATAGGAGATAACGGACAAAGGGTTCCAAGCGATACTTATGAAGTAACCGCGGATTACACAACTCCTGACGGAAAACAAGAAACAACCGCGCTTGGGGCATATCCTATAGAATCTATCCGTTTTGAAAACGGTGAGCCTTATGCAAAATTAGGAAGCAATTATATTCCGTTCAGTCAGATACAAGAAATTTACCAATGGCAAGAATAA
- a CDS encoding flagellar hook-basal body complex protein, with the protein MTTSFYNGITGLKSFQYGIDIWGNNIANINTNGYKEEVPEFSTLFADQLSDQPISSDIGMGSRLSSTAINLSQGSLIQTDNPFDLSINGEGWFSVSKDNQTYYTRTGAFKRDGEGYLVDDNGDYLLVANANNLIKNPDGSYSVNRSINTDNLISQNTQMSPISLPNDVILPAVATTEATLTANLNDNSVISTTTPATEESDFSALYSKDGQDLQIRNGDSLVFGFGNPATYDNNLISTDICINDDPKDGKDAVYDFTLNGKTFNIDMPDGSTKEEIQDALHKAFDDAGIQNQITDNGIEISDPNQIILKSNNVLMPNIAAAKISYSSDPQNQYEFSTISDFNNIIQSLANDAYPDETKVYLDSEGRICIDNNSVNTINAYSLKTEDSNDLFMNNLGRLGNEIYGQTSAKSYDFLQNSQSFGGNIIEANGQKDTMSLTFTKQKVLNGQIQWNGEISIKDPDSNVISTQNFELTFDENGQLLSPKSVNITDPQNMTLNLDLTSYAKSDTGPSYSYTQNGIEEGYLNNYQISSNGNIEALFSNGQMSVLGQIPVYHFQNDQGLESIGGNLFRETDNSNKAILYTDQNGNYISGSSLSSNSLEASNVNFSQAMTELIVIQKAYSSAAKAVTTSDQMIQRAIDMKKG; encoded by the coding sequence ATGACAACATCTTTTTATAACGGGATTACCGGACTGAAAAGTTTTCAATACGGAATTGACATATGGGGAAATAATATTGCAAATATTAATACCAACGGATATAAAGAAGAAGTTCCTGAATTTTCAACTCTTTTTGCAGACCAGCTGAGTGACCAGCCTATTTCTTCGGATATCGGAATGGGAAGCAGACTTTCATCAACAGCCATAAATTTAAGCCAGGGAAGCCTAATTCAGACAGACAATCCTTTTGATCTTTCCATTAACGGAGAAGGATGGTTTAGCGTATCAAAAGACAATCAGACTTATTATACAAGAACAGGCGCTTTTAAAAGAGACGGAGAAGGATATTTGGTTGACGACAACGGAGATTATCTGCTTGTTGCCAATGCCAATAATCTTATAAAAAATCCGGACGGAAGCTATAGCGTAAACAGAAGTATAAATACAGACAATCTGATTTCCCAAAACACTCAAATGAGCCCTATTTCCCTTCCAAATGACGTAATACTTCCGGCCGTAGCCACTACTGAAGCCACTTTAACCGCTAATTTAAATGATAACAGCGTAATTTCAACTACCACTCCGGCAACAGAAGAAAGTGATTTTAGCGCTTTGTATTCAAAAGACGGACAGGATCTGCAAATCAGAAACGGAGACTCTCTGGTATTCGGATTCGGAAATCCTGCAACATATGACAATAACCTGATATCAACCGATATATGCATTAATGACGATCCGAAAGACGGGAAAGACGCAGTATATGATTTTACATTAAACGGAAAAACTTTTAATATAGATATGCCTGACGGTTCTACAAAAGAAGAAATTCAAGACGCTTTACACAAAGCATTCGATGATGCCGGTATTCAAAACCAGATAACCGATAACGGCATAGAAATTTCTGATCCGAATCAGATAATATTAAAATCCAATAACGTACTAATGCCAAATATTGCGGCAGCTAAAATTTCATACAGTTCAGATCCCCAAAATCAGTATGAATTTTCAACAATCAGCGATTTCAATAATATAATACAGTCATTGGCAAACGACGCATATCCTGATGAAACCAAAGTATATTTAGACAGTGAAGGAAGGATATGCATAGACAATAATTCAGTAAATACAATTAACGCCTATTCTCTAAAAACAGAAGATTCAAATGATCTTTTTATGAATAATTTAGGAAGACTTGGAAATGAGATATACGGACAGACTAGTGCAAAAAGTTACGATTTTCTCCAAAATTCGCAAAGTTTCGGAGGAAACATAATCGAAGCAAACGGGCAAAAAGATACTATGTCTTTAACTTTTACAAAACAGAAAGTATTAAACGGTCAAATTCAATGGAATGGTGAAATATCAATAAAAGATCCGGATTCAAACGTTATATCTACACAAAATTTCGAACTTACATTTGATGAAAACGGCCAACTGCTCTCTCCAAAAAGCGTAAATATAACAGACCCTCAGAATATGACGTTAAATCTCGATTTGACTTCATATGCAAAATCCGACACAGGACCTTCATATTCATATACACAAAACGGTATAGAAGAAGGTTATTTGAATAATTATCAAATCAGCTCAAACGGAAATATCGAAGCTCTTTTTTCAAACGGACAAATGTCCGTACTAGGACAGATACCTGTATACCATTTTCAAAACGATCAGGGACTTGAGAGTATCGGAGGCAATCTTTTTAGAGAAACAGACAATTCAAATAAAGCAATACTTTATACGGACCAAAACGGAAATTATATCAGCGGAAGCTCATTATCATCAAACAGCCTAGAAGCGTCTAACGTTAATTTTTCACAGGCTATGACAGAACTTATTGTAATTCAAAAAGCGTATTCAAGCGCAGCCAAAGCTGTTACAACAAGCGATCAGATGATTCAAAGAGCAATTGATATGAAAAAAGGATAA